One genomic segment of Synechocystis sp. LKSZ1 includes these proteins:
- a CDS encoding DUF751 family protein, translating to MGDFFDNVLRYPRYLISFSLGIFFALFGWLKPLLKNPVTAVALIGLLVGGFLFLFFTLRAMLGLTTA from the coding sequence ATGGGCGATTTTTTTGACAACGTACTACGCTATCCTCGCTATTTAATTAGCTTCAGTCTCGGGATTTTCTTTGCGCTATTTGGTTGGCTGAAACCCCTCCTCAAAAATCCTGTCACCGCCGTGGCGCTGATTGGCCTCTTGGTGGGCGGCTTTCTCTTTCTCTTCTTTACCCTGCGGGCCATGCTAGGATTGACGACAGCGTAG
- the rbfA gene encoding 30S ribosome-binding factor RbfA encodes MATSRRVSRVASLIKREISQMVLYEIKDDRVGAGMVSIIEVEVSGDLQHAKVFVSIYGTPEAKAETMAGLHSCAPFVRRELGQRMRLRRTPEVVFLEDHSLERGDRILHLLNDLHRDEEATDAEEAPDLPLEEMA; translated from the coding sequence ATGGCTACCAGTCGTCGGGTTTCCCGCGTCGCTTCACTGATTAAACGGGAAATTAGTCAAATGGTGCTCTACGAAATCAAGGATGACCGAGTCGGAGCGGGCATGGTGAGCATTATCGAGGTAGAAGTCTCCGGTGACCTGCAACATGCCAAGGTCTTTGTCAGCATCTATGGAACGCCCGAAGCCAAAGCCGAAACGATGGCGGGGCTCCATTCCTGTGCTCCCTTTGTCCGTCGAGAATTGGGTCAACGGATGCGCCTACGGCGAACCCCTGAGGTGGTTTTCCTAGAAGACCATTCCCTAGAGCGGGGCGACCGTATTCTCCACTTGCTCAATGACCTACATCGAGACGAGGAAGCAACCGATGCAGAAGAAGCCCCTGACCTTCCCCTCGAAGAAATGGCCTAG
- a CDS encoding Uma2 family endonuclease, with the protein MTVATSPPPLSANQHFVLPGRHSWQAFKAIQGVMAPGPGLRITYLDGVIEFMTLGEYHESIKTIIGFLVEYYLFTQGIEFIPVGSATRESKEKSVSFEPDESYYLGEKKEHPDLAIEVNVTSGSPQKLEKYQRLGIREVWMWQKNKFLIYSLAGESYQETPTSQLLPDLDFALLEECILMPSRLEAIQRFTAS; encoded by the coding sequence ATGACCGTTGCCACTTCTCCGCCCCCCCTGTCCGCAAATCAACATTTCGTCCTCCCCGGTCGCCACAGTTGGCAAGCATTTAAAGCGATTCAAGGGGTGATGGCACCAGGGCCAGGGCTACGCATCACCTATCTAGATGGAGTCATTGAGTTCATGACCTTAGGGGAGTACCACGAATCAATTAAAACCATTATTGGATTCTTGGTTGAATATTATTTATTCACTCAAGGTATTGAATTTATTCCGGTAGGGAGTGCTACCCGTGAATCCAAGGAGAAGTCGGTCTCTTTTGAGCCGGATGAATCTTATTATCTCGGGGAAAAAAAGGAGCATCCTGATCTGGCAATTGAGGTCAATGTTACCAGTGGTAGTCCCCAAAAACTCGAAAAATATCAGCGGCTTGGCATTCGAGAGGTTTGGATGTGGCAAAAGAATAAATTTTTGATTTACTCCCTAGCGGGCGAGTCCTACCAAGAAACGCCAACAAGCCAATTACTCCCCGATTTGGATTTTGCACTTTTGGAAGAGTGCATACTAATGCCCTCTCGACTGGAGGCCATCCAACGGTTTACGGCTAGTTGA
- the accB gene encoding acetyl-CoA carboxylase biotin carboxyl carrier protein: MSINFAELRELLGAISQTDITEVTLETDEFKLSVRKANSSILLETPTVVTTPLPAPPPMVSSTPAPESAPVLEVASPSPLEQKWTAITSPMVGTFYRAPAPDEPPFVEVGDSIRKEQTVCIIEAMKLMNEIEAEISGQVMEIVVANGEPVEYGQTLMWIKPA, translated from the coding sequence GTGTCTATTAACTTTGCTGAACTACGGGAATTGCTAGGAGCGATTTCCCAAACCGATATTACGGAAGTCACCTTAGAAACGGACGAGTTTAAGCTGTCCGTCCGCAAGGCCAATTCGTCCATTCTGCTGGAAACACCGACGGTGGTGACGACACCGCTCCCTGCTCCCCCACCGATGGTTTCCTCAACACCGGCCCCAGAATCGGCCCCCGTCCTAGAAGTAGCTTCCCCGTCTCCCCTAGAGCAAAAATGGACGGCCATCACCTCGCCAATGGTCGGCACCTTCTACCGGGCCCCGGCCCCCGATGAACCCCCCTTTGTGGAAGTGGGGGATAGCATCCGCAAGGAACAGACGGTCTGTATTATCGAGGCCATGAAACTGATGAATGAGATCGAAGCAGAGATTTCGGGCCAAGTGATGGAAATTGTGGTGGCCAATGGGGAACCGGTAGAGTACGGACAGACCCTGATGTGGATTAAACCGGCTTAG
- the efp gene encoding elongation factor P — MISSNDFRSGVTIELDGSVWRVVEFLHVKPGKGSAFVRTKLKNVQTGNVVERTFRAGETVPQANIEKLAMQHTYKEGDQFVFMDMETFEEARLNASELKDKVKFLKEEMEVSILFWNGNVLDVELPTSVILEITETDPGVKGDTATGGTKPAIVETGAQVMVPLFISIGERIKVDTRDGSYLGRE, encoded by the coding sequence ATGATTTCCAGTAACGATTTCCGGAGTGGTGTTACCATCGAACTCGATGGCTCTGTTTGGCGAGTTGTCGAATTTTTACACGTCAAACCCGGTAAAGGCTCTGCTTTTGTCCGTACCAAGCTCAAAAACGTACAAACTGGGAATGTCGTCGAGCGTACCTTCCGTGCCGGGGAAACTGTACCCCAGGCCAATATTGAGAAGTTGGCCATGCAACATACCTATAAAGAGGGCGATCAATTCGTCTTTATGGATATGGAAACCTTTGAAGAAGCTCGTTTAAACGCCAGCGAATTAAAAGATAAGGTCAAATTTCTCAAGGAAGAGATGGAAGTGAGTATTCTCTTCTGGAATGGCAATGTGCTAGATGTGGAACTCCCCACGTCGGTAATTTTAGAAATTACGGAAACCGATCCGGGAGTTAAAGGCGATACAGCAACGGGTGGTACGAAGCCAGCCATCGTTGAGACAGGTGCTCAGGTGATGGTGCCCCTGTTTATCTCCATTGGGGAAAGAATTAAAGTGGATACTCGGGACGGCTCTTACCTGGGTCGAGAATAG
- a CDS encoding peptidylprolyl isomerase, protein MPILPKLLASLIALVFSVLSLTWAAPSQAAELSPPILLGALAQGNAITDPNAILRYALPIDNDTVRKLQGALEDISNHIRAKRWPPIAKDVREANVVLSLRSDKILASIPTTGQTTAEALLADLRSELSDLQTAVEAKDREQVTTLRQSALAKIGQLEQLMVVGFPYDVPADYGTLPQLKGRATVAMETTQGPLTIVVDGYSAPVNAGNFIDLVQRHFYDGLPFIRSEDNFVVQAGDPDGPETGFIDPQTQAYRAIPLEVLVKGEEGPIYGMTLEDAGLYLPELALPFNAYGAIALARPDTDPNGGSSQFFFFKFDSELTPPGFNLMDGRYSVFGYVVQGKETLEKLTDKDKIISATVVEGADNLVLPQG, encoded by the coding sequence ATGCCAATTCTGCCTAAACTTTTAGCGAGCCTCATTGCCCTGGTCTTTAGTGTCCTGTCCTTGACTTGGGCGGCTCCCAGCCAGGCCGCTGAATTATCCCCTCCGATCCTCCTGGGGGCCCTGGCTCAGGGGAATGCCATTACCGATCCCAATGCTATTCTGCGGTATGCTCTGCCCATCGATAATGACACGGTGCGGAAACTGCAAGGGGCCCTCGAAGATATTTCTAACCATATCCGGGCAAAACGTTGGCCACCGATTGCCAAGGATGTCCGAGAGGCTAATGTCGTTCTCTCCCTCCGCAGTGACAAAATCCTAGCGTCTATTCCCACCACCGGCCAAACTACTGCCGAGGCGCTACTGGCGGATCTTAGAAGCGAGCTCAGTGACCTGCAAACGGCGGTTGAGGCCAAGGATCGGGAGCAGGTAACGACTCTGCGTCAATCGGCCCTGGCCAAAATTGGGCAACTCGAACAATTAATGGTGGTGGGCTTCCCCTACGATGTCCCGGCTGATTACGGTACTTTACCCCAACTGAAGGGACGGGCCACCGTGGCCATGGAAACAACCCAAGGCCCCCTGACCATTGTGGTGGACGGCTATAGTGCCCCGGTTAATGCTGGCAATTTTATTGATCTGGTGCAACGCCATTTCTATGATGGTCTGCCCTTTATTCGCTCGGAGGATAATTTTGTAGTGCAGGCCGGCGATCCCGATGGGCCGGAAACGGGTTTTATTGATCCCCAAACCCAGGCCTACCGCGCCATTCCCCTAGAGGTTTTAGTTAAGGGAGAAGAGGGCCCTATTTATGGCATGACCCTAGAGGATGCGGGGCTCTATCTGCCGGAATTGGCCCTGCCCTTCAACGCCTACGGGGCCATAGCTCTAGCCAGGCCAGATACGGATCCCAACGGCGGTTCTTCCCAGTTTTTCTTCTTCAAGTTTGACAGTGAATTAACGCCACCGGGCTTTAATTTGATGGATGGCCGCTACTCGGTTTTCGGCTATGTGGTGCAAGGGAAAGAGACCCTGGAAAAACTGACCGATAAGGACAAAATTATTTCCGCGACGGTGGTAGAAGGGGCCGATAACCTGGTGCTTCCCCAGGGCTAG
- a CDS encoding response regulator transcription factor, with translation MPRILVIDDDPAIAELVSINLEMAGYDVNQADDGIKGQALAVQIQPDLIMLDLMLPKVDGFTVCQRLRRDHRTADIPVLMLTALGQIQDKIDGFNAGADDYLTKPFDVEEMLARVRALLRRTDRIPQAAKHSEILSHGPLTLIPERFEAIWFGKSIKLTHLEFELLHCLLQRHGQTVSPSDILREVWGYEPDDDIETIRVHIRHLRTKLEPDPRRPRYIKTVYGAGYCLELASEEAEALEGTPAGAKTS, from the coding sequence ATGCCTCGAATCCTTGTTATCGATGATGATCCGGCGATTGCCGAACTGGTTTCCATTAACTTGGAAATGGCGGGCTACGATGTCAATCAAGCTGACGACGGCATTAAGGGCCAGGCCCTAGCGGTGCAAATTCAGCCGGATCTGATTATGCTAGACCTGATGCTCCCCAAGGTGGATGGTTTTACGGTGTGCCAGCGGTTACGGCGCGATCATCGCACGGCGGATATTCCCGTCCTGATGCTGACGGCCCTCGGACAAATTCAAGACAAAATCGACGGCTTCAATGCCGGGGCCGATGACTACTTGACTAAGCCCTTTGATGTGGAAGAGATGCTGGCCCGAGTCCGAGCCCTTCTACGGCGTACCGACCGTATTCCTCAGGCCGCCAAACATTCCGAGATTTTAAGCCATGGCCCGTTAACCTTAATTCCCGAACGCTTCGAGGCCATTTGGTTCGGTAAAAGCATCAAACTGACGCATTTGGAATTTGAGTTACTCCATTGTCTGCTGCAACGCCACGGCCAGACCGTTTCTCCCAGCGACATTTTGCGGGAAGTCTGGGGTTACGAACCCGACGATGATATTGAGACAATCCGGGTGCATATCCGCCATCTCCGCACCAAGTTGGAACCCGATCCCCGTCGTCCCCGCTACATTAAAACCGTTTATGGGGCCGGTTACTGTCTAGAGTTGGCCAGTGAGGAAGCCGAGGCCCTGGAAGGAACCCCGGCCGGGGCCAAGACCTCTTAG
- a CDS encoding carotenoid oxygenase family protein — MTSTLNASPRSYSPADWLQGYQSLPEEWDYWIEDIEGEVPSGLTGTLFRNGPGLLEIGGQPIRHPFDGDGMITAFRFPGDGRVHFRNRFVRTKGYVEEQAAGRMLYRGVFGTQPAGGWLRNAFDLRLKNIANTNVVYWGKKLLALWEAAEPHRLDPASLETLGLDNLNGLLNPGMAFSAHPRIDPHSELDGGAPCLVNFSLKTGLSSTLTLLEFGPQGQLLRRHSHSIPGFAFIHDFAITPNYAIFLQNKVRFNPMPYLLGLRGAGECVHFQPQAPAQLVVIPRKPPYGPVQLLPVKAGFVFHHANAHEQDGQIILDSVCYNSLPQIQPDGDYRTVDFASLDPGQLWRFTIDLAQQHVEGHRLLSRCCEFPVLHPDYVGRPARYYYLGAAHDPTGNAPLQAVVKLDVTTGQEDIYSCAPRGFTGEPIFVPQPGGKAEDEGWLLVLSYNAAQHRSRLLIFDAQQLSQGPLATLNLKHHIPYGLHGSWIDQCF, encoded by the coding sequence ATGACCTCTACCCTAAATGCCAGCCCCCGCAGTTACTCCCCCGCCGACTGGTTACAGGGCTATCAATCCCTGCCTGAAGAATGGGATTACTGGATTGAGGACATTGAAGGGGAGGTACCGTCGGGATTAACCGGAACTCTGTTTCGTAATGGGCCAGGCCTGTTAGAGATCGGGGGCCAGCCGATTCGACATCCCTTTGATGGTGATGGCATGATTACGGCTTTTCGTTTCCCTGGAGACGGTCGGGTACATTTCCGCAATCGTTTTGTCCGCACCAAGGGCTACGTTGAAGAACAAGCCGCAGGTCGTATGCTCTACCGGGGGGTCTTTGGGACTCAACCCGCTGGAGGATGGCTCCGTAATGCCTTTGATCTGCGCTTAAAAAATATTGCTAATACTAATGTTGTTTATTGGGGCAAAAAATTACTGGCCCTGTGGGAAGCGGCTGAACCCCACCGCCTAGACCCGGCTAGTCTGGAAACCCTTGGCCTCGATAACTTGAATGGTCTCTTGAATCCTGGCATGGCTTTTTCGGCCCACCCCCGTATTGATCCCCACAGTGAATTAGATGGCGGTGCACCGTGCTTGGTAAATTTCTCCCTCAAAACCGGCCTTTCTAGTACCCTAACCCTGCTGGAATTTGGGCCCCAAGGCCAATTATTGCGTCGCCACAGCCATAGCATTCCAGGGTTTGCCTTTATCCACGACTTTGCCATCACACCGAACTACGCCATCTTTCTGCAAAATAAAGTCCGCTTTAACCCGATGCCCTACCTCCTGGGTCTACGGGGCGCTGGAGAATGCGTTCATTTTCAACCCCAAGCACCAGCCCAGTTAGTGGTGATTCCCCGCAAACCGCCCTACGGGCCCGTTCAGCTTCTGCCAGTAAAGGCGGGGTTTGTCTTCCACCATGCCAACGCCCATGAACAAGATGGTCAGATTATTCTAGATTCCGTCTGTTACAATTCCCTGCCCCAGATCCAACCCGACGGCGATTACCGCACTGTTGATTTTGCCAGTCTTGACCCAGGTCAACTGTGGCGTTTTACCATCGATCTGGCCCAGCAACATGTCGAAGGACACCGGCTACTATCGCGTTGTTGTGAGTTTCCTGTTCTTCATCCAGACTATGTCGGCCGTCCCGCCCGTTACTACTACCTGGGAGCGGCCCACGACCCCACGGGCAATGCGCCCCTGCAAGCCGTCGTTAAGCTCGATGTGACCACGGGCCAGGAGGATATCTATTCCTGTGCACCACGGGGCTTTACCGGAGAACCCATTTTTGTGCCCCAACCCGGCGGTAAGGCCGAGGATGAGGGGTGGTTGCTTGTCCTAAGCTACAATGCGGCCCAGCACCGCTCCCGGTTACTAATTTTCGATGCCCAACAGTTGAGCCAAGGCCCCCTGGCGACTCTCAATCTGAAGCATCACATTCCCTACGGTCTGCACGGTTCCTGGATAGATCAGTGCTTTTAA
- a CDS encoding alpha/beta hydrolase: protein MTLKKNLLGRWLSGAVLGILSALCLPEATKAADNIFLTYGPVKLTVRVDSLQRFAEEGIVDANLRFYFNLAGATPEQLQELRRILTTRAELNPVVVSRFLNTDIGEDILTRSGRILGIPWQINGKYALRGAIVSAGLDSQGLTLINFLRKLPTDGHVSGEVLLQQGRIVEMVVRASEYGIQVMSQLSAEEAKQGPVVNFTTLPDPRQPGNYGPAIQQRWQLTDVSRNRSFYVDVYKPQRWRNGKTPVIVFSHGLASRPEDFDQIAKHLASYGFVVALPQHPGSDFLQAQALIEGTSRQIFQLNEFIDRPKDISYVIDELERRNAREFEGRLNLTQVGVGGHSFGGYTALAVAGATIDWNFLKAECNLDTSFPNTSLLLQCQALRLPQKDYQFRDPRVTAVAVANPVNSAIFGITGLQKVTAPVMIIGGTYDPATPFVFEQIRSFPRLGSTEKYLLLAEGQAHVDFSKLDPGAKELISSFTNLTLPPPDLLHAYTRAYATPFFEVYTAGNETYRPFLQAGAAYSEYLSRDQQFKVFFISQKSQAGLLTAIKGFRDRWGLPEVAGDNALFTR, encoded by the coding sequence ATGACTTTAAAAAAGAACTTGCTTGGCCGTTGGCTTTCGGGTGCGGTGCTGGGTATCCTTTCAGCCCTTTGTCTTCCCGAGGCGACGAAAGCGGCAGATAATATTTTTCTCACCTATGGCCCAGTGAAATTAACGGTGAGAGTGGATTCCCTCCAACGGTTTGCCGAAGAAGGAATTGTTGATGCGAATTTGCGTTTTTATTTCAATCTGGCCGGGGCCACCCCGGAACAACTCCAGGAACTACGTAGAATTTTGACGACCCGAGCAGAGCTAAACCCAGTGGTAGTTTCTCGCTTCCTGAATACGGATATTGGCGAAGATATTTTGACGCGCTCGGGCCGTATTCTGGGGATTCCCTGGCAAATTAATGGTAAATATGCCCTGCGGGGGGCCATTGTCTCAGCAGGCTTAGACTCCCAGGGCCTGACGTTGATCAATTTCCTGCGTAAGTTACCAACGGACGGCCATGTTTCGGGAGAAGTCTTACTGCAGCAAGGTCGTATTGTCGAAATGGTTGTCCGAGCCTCGGAGTACGGCATTCAAGTGATGTCCCAACTCTCCGCTGAGGAGGCGAAACAGGGGCCTGTGGTAAATTTTACGACGTTACCTGACCCCCGCCAACCCGGAAACTACGGGCCCGCGATTCAGCAACGTTGGCAATTGACCGATGTGAGTCGCAACCGCAGTTTCTATGTGGATGTTTATAAACCCCAGCGCTGGCGGAACGGTAAAACACCGGTGATTGTCTTTTCCCATGGCCTAGCCTCCCGGCCAGAAGACTTTGACCAGATCGCTAAACATTTGGCCTCCTATGGCTTTGTGGTGGCCCTGCCCCAACATCCCGGCAGTGATTTTTTACAGGCTCAGGCCTTGATCGAAGGAACGTCACGACAGATCTTTCAGTTAAATGAGTTTATTGACCGACCCAAGGATATTAGCTACGTCATTGATGAGCTAGAACGTCGCAATGCTCGGGAATTTGAGGGCCGACTGAACTTGACCCAAGTGGGAGTGGGGGGCCATTCCTTTGGGGGATATACGGCCCTCGCAGTAGCCGGGGCCACGATCGATTGGAATTTTCTCAAGGCTGAATGTAATCTGGATACCAGCTTTCCTAATACCTCGCTACTGCTCCAATGCCAGGCCCTGCGTCTTCCCCAAAAGGACTACCAATTCCGAGACCCTCGGGTAACAGCCGTCGCCGTTGCCAATCCAGTCAATAGTGCCATTTTTGGGATCACGGGACTCCAGAAGGTGACTGCCCCTGTGATGATTATTGGCGGCACCTATGACCCCGCCACCCCCTTTGTTTTTGAGCAGATACGCTCTTTCCCCCGTCTAGGAAGTACTGAAAAATATCTCTTACTCGCCGAGGGCCAGGCCCACGTTGATTTTTCCAAGCTTGACCCCGGAGCAAAGGAATTGATCAGTTCCTTTACCAATTTGACCCTGCCACCACCGGATCTGCTCCATGCCTACACCCGAGCCTACGCGACGCCTTTTTTTGAAGTCTATACCGCTGGCAACGAAACCTATCGTCCGTTTCTACAAGCAGGAGCCGCCTATTCGGAATATCTAAGCCGGGATCAACAGTTCAAGGTCTTCTTCATTTCCCAAAAATCCCAGGCTGGCCTGCTGACGGCCATTAAGGGCTTTCGGGATCGTTGGGGTCTACCGGAAGTCGCAGGGGATAACGCCCTTTTTACCCGTTAG
- a CDS encoding IS4 family transposase, which produces MISNFPQVVQKHLGHLPKKDYPELDTFKFVSIWLSFVLDQSQTSMRSQFKRLNARGESVDISTFSKASKKRNPKVFKEILKKLKKEVEVSREPEKRELVLFPLDSTVISLTSKLLWRQGHHQVKLFSGINLDTGAPGGIVINFGQGHDSKYGNETIEATPENGVGIMDRGFCSLARIAKLQEEKERYFVLRTKNNISLNMLSNGKYEIGSGKEKLEGRVVVFSDREERTEFRLATNLPEEGEGGISNEEIAEFYRLRWQIELLWKFLKMHLKLDRLITKNTNGIEIQIYSCLIGYLMLRLVRIPKEFGESLLDKLRYLQAFMCEKISYVHWLRELVVNC; this is translated from the coding sequence ATTATATCAAACTTTCCTCAAGTTGTGCAAAAGCATCTGGGTCACTTGCCCAAAAAGGATTATCCAGAACTGGACACCTTTAAGTTTGTCTCAATTTGGCTAAGTTTCGTGCTAGACCAAAGCCAAACAAGCATGAGAAGTCAATTCAAGAGATTAAACGCGAGAGGAGAGTCAGTAGATATATCGACCTTCTCAAAAGCAAGTAAAAAGCGAAACCCAAAGGTTTTTAAAGAAATATTAAAAAAGCTAAAAAAAGAAGTAGAAGTCTCTCGAGAACCAGAAAAAAGGGAACTGGTTTTGTTTCCACTGGACTCAACAGTGATATCGTTAACGAGCAAATTATTATGGAGACAAGGACATCATCAGGTAAAACTATTTAGTGGGATTAATTTAGACACAGGAGCCCCAGGAGGAATAGTAATTAATTTTGGTCAAGGGCATGATAGTAAATATGGGAATGAAACGATAGAAGCAACGCCAGAGAATGGAGTTGGGATAATGGATAGAGGATTTTGTAGTCTAGCAAGAATAGCAAAACTGCAAGAAGAGAAAGAGCGTTACTTTGTGTTAAGAACAAAGAACAATATAAGCTTAAATATGCTGAGCAATGGAAAGTATGAAATAGGAAGTGGGAAGGAAAAGCTAGAAGGAAGAGTAGTAGTATTTAGTGATAGAGAAGAAAGAACAGAGTTTAGGTTGGCAACAAATTTACCAGAAGAGGGAGAGGGAGGAATAAGTAATGAAGAGATAGCTGAGTTTTATCGATTGCGTTGGCAAATAGAACTATTATGGAAGTTCTTAAAAATGCACTTAAAGTTGGACAGGCTAATCACTAAAAATACAAACGGAATAGAGATTCAGATTTATAGTTGCCTGATTGGATATTTAATGTTGAGATTGGTAAGAATTCCGAAAGAGTTTGGGGAATCTTTATTAGATAAGCTACGGTATTTACAGGCATTTATGTGTGAAAAAATAAGTTATGTACACTGGCTAAGAGAGTTAGTGGTAAATTGTTGA
- a CDS encoding ATP-binding protein, whose translation MDEEDEISGLGPVLVSSPDYEQPCYREREVSGILNSLRAGGQLLISSREGMGKTFLLQAVYQELMGEGALVGYFEPASPKVLLVSVAELLGVSSKNVEGRALTAEALKQTLTQLLSVAPQQAVLIFDDAHLLEAKFRLWLKQLKAIGVPLLLAATNPPRTDIFIYLPRVELQPLADYQIRDLMERTAISLGADLRPYQLAQLQASAGGNPLLAKRAIEEGFLGIQNEAGDHSRYFDITPLILLVGIVFVAYRFIGLGTGNESLYILAGIGGAVFLGLARLSYYLPRESRRIG comes from the coding sequence ATGGATGAGGAAGACGAAATTAGCGGCCTAGGGCCAGTGCTGGTGAGTAGTCCTGATTACGAGCAACCGTGCTACCGGGAACGGGAAGTGAGCGGTATTCTCAACAGTTTGCGGGCCGGGGGCCAACTTCTGATTAGCAGTCGAGAAGGCATGGGCAAGACCTTCCTCTTGCAGGCGGTGTACCAGGAACTGATGGGGGAAGGGGCCTTGGTGGGCTACTTTGAACCGGCATCGCCCAAGGTCTTACTGGTGAGTGTGGCGGAATTACTAGGGGTTTCGAGCAAGAATGTGGAGGGCCGGGCCCTGACGGCCGAGGCTTTGAAGCAGACTCTGACCCAGTTACTCAGTGTGGCCCCCCAGCAAGCCGTGCTGATTTTCGATGATGCCCACCTGTTGGAAGCCAAGTTCAGGCTCTGGCTCAAACAGTTGAAAGCCATTGGAGTGCCCCTACTATTGGCGGCGACCAATCCCCCGAGGACGGACATCTTCATCTACCTGCCGAGGGTAGAACTGCAACCCCTGGCGGACTATCAAATCCGAGACCTGATGGAACGTACTGCCATCAGCCTGGGGGCCGACCTCCGGCCCTACCAATTGGCCCAACTCCAGGCCAGCGCCGGCGGTAATCCATTATTAGCAAAACGGGCCATTGAAGAAGGCTTCCTGGGGATTCAGAACGAAGCCGGAGACCATAGCCGCTACTTCGACATCACGCCCTTGATTTTGTTGGTGGGAATCGTGTTCGTGGCCTATCGTTTCATTGGCCTGGGGACGGGTAACGAAAGCCTGTATATCCTGGCGGGCATTGGCGGGGCCGTGTTCCTGGGCCTGGCCCGTCTTTCCTACTACCTACCGAGGGAATCAAGGAGGATTGGTTGA
- a CDS encoding metal-dependent hydrolase gives MLTITHLLVGSVSAGIILQTTSPVALLVGAMAALLPDIDISTSPAGRILPFISRPLEKRFSHRSATHSLLASCLLALVSYGAWLLLKLYAGLALPLEIIHALNIGYFSGWFLDCFTKSGVEMFYPLGVRCVCPGNRNLRISTGSPAEYWLMVFIVALALWTFQVNASGGFVEQFNAWIAAPSGVYELYNKEGGQFLITAHYEGAWNADRRPVKESNPIIGTHNQGFLVDRKGQVIKVGTETDSSVIVSKIRAEKGPPIVVKTQTLYLEEDSIDPLLPFDRPMTYLSGQIAIDSPDLLRLEQDAFGFKPIVQGGRNLTLDHAPIQVALALLKDQFITGSLTIKQILSQEH, from the coding sequence ATGTTGACGATAACGCATCTCCTGGTGGGGTCAGTCTCAGCGGGAATTATTCTACAAACCACCAGTCCCGTGGCCCTGTTGGTGGGGGCCATGGCGGCCCTCCTGCCGGACATCGACATCTCCACCTCGCCGGCGGGGAGGATACTGCCGTTTATCTCTCGGCCCTTGGAAAAGCGGTTCTCTCATCGGTCAGCAACCCATAGCCTCCTGGCCTCCTGCTTGTTGGCCCTGGTCAGCTACGGGGCTTGGTTATTACTGAAACTCTACGCCGGTCTGGCCCTGCCCCTAGAAATCATTCATGCTCTCAACATTGGCTACTTCTCCGGTTGGTTCCTGGACTGCTTTACCAAATCCGGGGTGGAGATGTTCTACCCGCTGGGGGTGCGCTGTGTTTGCCCCGGCAATCGCAATCTCAGGATTTCCACGGGAAGCCCCGCCGAGTATTGGTTGATGGTCTTCATTGTGGCCCTGGCCCTGTGGACCTTCCAGGTGAATGCCAGTGGTGGCTTTGTCGAGCAGTTTAACGCCTGGATTGCTGCCCCCAGTGGAGTCTACGAACTCTACAACAAAGAGGGGGGCCAGTTCCTCATCACGGCCCACTACGAAGGGGCCTGGAATGCCGACCGCCGACCGGTGAAGGAAAGCAACCCCATCATCGGCACCCATAACCAAGGTTTTCTGGTTGACCGCAAGGGCCAGGTAATCAAGGTGGGGACAGAAACGGACAGCAGTGTCATCGTCAGCAAGATTCGAGCAGAGAAGGGCCCGCCCATCGTGGTCAAGACCCAGACCCTCTACCTGGAAGAAGACAGCATTGACCCACTCCTCCCCTTCGATAGACCGATGACCTACCTCTCCGGTCAAATCGCCATTGATAGCCCCGACCTACTGCGATTGGAACAGGATGCCTTTGGCTTTAAGCCGATTGTGCAGGGGGGAAGAAACTTGACCCTTGACCATGCCCCCATCCAAGTGGCCCTGGCATTACTGAAAGACCAGTTCATTACGGGGTCACTCACCATCAAGCAAATTCTGAGCCAGGAGCATTAA